One stretch of Chryseobacterium fluminis DNA includes these proteins:
- a CDS encoding GLPGLI family protein produces MKRIIILMLLMSLNIQAQTQRFIYEMQFRMDSLKENYEKISFALDVNPKDVKFYEFSYLKTDSINKSRGNYENQYGSWFPSLLRDRNSFKNQNYELIGHDMFSFPSEDQINWTLTNDTRKFGEYTLQKATANFGGRSWTAWFTKEISISEGPYKFRGLPGLIFQLEDSRSQYIFTLIKNINLAETYSTTGFIETYYGRKPLEISEKTRVRKKLEFYNDPLHDMRNSYKDNMQGEMFVMGTKITSREQFNELSKKLQEMIRKTNNPIELDKAMAY; encoded by the coding sequence GTGAAAAGAATTATAATACTGATGTTATTGATGAGTTTGAATATACAGGCGCAGACTCAGAGATTTATTTATGAGATGCAGTTCAGAATGGACAGCCTTAAAGAAAACTACGAAAAGATCAGCTTTGCACTGGACGTGAATCCGAAAGATGTCAAATTCTATGAGTTCAGTTATCTCAAGACAGATTCCATCAATAAAAGCCGCGGAAATTATGAAAACCAATATGGAAGTTGGTTTCCATCCTTATTGCGGGACAGGAACTCATTTAAAAATCAAAATTATGAACTCATTGGTCATGATATGTTTTCGTTTCCTTCAGAAGATCAAATCAACTGGACGCTGACAAATGATACAAGGAAATTTGGGGAATATACATTACAGAAGGCGACGGCAAATTTCGGAGGGAGAAGCTGGACCGCCTGGTTTACCAAAGAGATCAGTATTTCTGAAGGACCGTATAAATTCCGCGGACTTCCGGGACTTATTTTCCAATTGGAAGACTCAAGATCTCAGTATATTTTTACTTTGATTAAAAATATAAATCTAGCTGAAACTTACAGTACAACCGGATTTATAGAAACCTACTACGGAAGAAAACCCTTAGAGATTTCTGAAAAAACCAGAGTCAGAAAAAAACTGGAATTTTATAATGATCCGTTACACGATATGCGAAACAGTTACAAAGATAATATGCAGGGCGAAATGTTTGTCATGGGAACCAAAATCACCAGCAGGGAACAGTTTAATGAGCTCAGTAAAAAGCTTCAGGAGATGATTCGTAAAACAAACAATCCGATTGAACTTGATAAGGCGATGGCCTATTAA
- the rpsG gene encoding 30S ribosomal protein S7, which translates to MRKTKAKKRPLLPDPKFNDQLVTRFVNNLMLDGKKSIAFKIFYDALEIVETKKGDSEKTALEIWKDALTNVMPHVEVRSRRVGGANFQIPMPIRADRKISMAMKWLILYSKKRNDKSMALKLANEVVAASREEGAAYKKKSDTHKMAEANKAFSHFKF; encoded by the coding sequence ATGAGAAAGACAAAAGCGAAAAAAAGACCGTTGTTACCAGATCCGAAGTTTAATGATCAATTGGTAACAAGATTTGTAAACAATTTAATGCTTGACGGTAAAAAGTCAATTGCATTCAAAATTTTCTATGATGCATTGGAAATCGTAGAAACTAAAAAAGGAGACAGCGAAAAAACTGCCCTTGAAATCTGGAAAGATGCACTTACTAATGTAATGCCTCACGTAGAAGTACGTTCCAGAAGAGTAGGTGGAGCTAACTTCCAGATTCCTATGCCGATCAGAGCAGACAGAAAGATTTCTATGGCCATGAAATGGTTAATCCTTTACTCTAAAAAGAGAAACGATAAATCTATGGCTTTGAAATTGGCTAACGAGGTAGTAGCTGCTTCAAGAGAAGAAGGTGCTGCTTATAAGAAAAAGAGTGATACTCACAAAATGGCGGAAGCGAACAAAGCTTTCTCACACTTTAAATTCTAA
- the fusA gene encoding elongation factor G, translating to MGRDLKFTRNIGIAAHIDAGKTTTTERILFYTGVNHKIGEVHDGASTMDWMEQEAERGITITSAATTCSWNFPTDQGKPVADTKPYHFNIIDTPGHVDFTVEVNRSLRVLDGLVFLFSAVDGVEPQSETNWRLADNYKVARMGFVNKMDRQGADFLNVVKQVKEMLGSNAVPIVLPIGAEEDFKGVVDLIKNRAIIWDEAGQGATFEVVPIPEDMKAEVLEYREKLVEAVADYDETLMEKFFEDPDSISEDEINEALRKATIDLSIIPMTCGSSFKNKGVQFMLDAVCKYLPSPLDKDDIKGTDPRTDAEITRKPDVNEPFSALAFKIATDPFVGRLAFFRAYSGRLDAGSYILNTRSGDKERISRIYQMHANKQNPVEYIEAGDIGAAVGFKSIKTGDTMCDEKNPIVLESMVFPDPVIGIAVEPKTKADQDKMGNALAKLAEEDPTFTVRTDEASGQTIISGMGELHLDIIVDRMKREFKVEVNQGQPQVEYKENLTKVAQHREVYKKQSGGKGKFADIVFELGPAEEGKIGLEFINEIKGGNVPREFVPAIEKGFKAAMKNGPLAGFEVEGIKVVLKDGSFHAVDSDALSFELAAKLGFKEAGKAAKPVIMEPIMKLEVVTPEEYMGNIIGDLNKRRGTISGQEEKNGAVVIKGSVPLSEMFGYVTTLRTLSSGRATSSMELEKYLPTPQNVAEDIIAKAKG from the coding sequence ATGGGTAGAGATCTTAAATTTACAAGAAATATTGGTATTGCTGCGCATATTGATGCCGGTAAGACAACCACTACAGAAAGAATTTTATTTTATACAGGGGTAAACCACAAAATTGGAGAAGTTCACGATGGTGCTTCTACAATGGACTGGATGGAGCAGGAAGCAGAAAGAGGGATTACGATTACTTCTGCTGCAACTACTTGTTCTTGGAACTTTCCTACAGATCAGGGAAAACCTGTAGCGGATACTAAGCCTTACCACTTCAACATCATCGATACCCCGGGACACGTTGACTTCACCGTAGAAGTAAACAGATCTTTAAGAGTATTGGATGGATTGGTATTCTTATTCTCTGCCGTAGATGGAGTAGAGCCTCAGTCTGAAACAAACTGGAGACTTGCTGACAACTACAAAGTTGCAAGAATGGGATTCGTAAACAAAATGGACAGACAGGGTGCTGACTTCCTTAACGTGGTAAAACAGGTTAAAGAAATGTTAGGATCTAATGCCGTTCCAATCGTTTTACCAATCGGTGCTGAAGAAGATTTCAAAGGTGTAGTAGACTTAATTAAAAACAGAGCAATCATCTGGGATGAAGCAGGACAGGGGGCGACTTTTGAAGTTGTGCCTATTCCTGAAGACATGAAGGCTGAAGTTCTTGAATACAGAGAGAAATTAGTAGAAGCTGTAGCTGACTACGATGAGACTTTGATGGAGAAATTCTTCGAAGATCCGGATTCAATCTCTGAAGACGAAATCAACGAAGCTTTAAGAAAAGCGACGATCGATTTATCTATTATCCCAATGACTTGTGGTTCTTCATTCAAAAATAAAGGAGTACAGTTTATGTTGGATGCAGTATGTAAATACCTTCCTTCTCCATTGGATAAAGATGACATCAAAGGTACTGACCCTAGAACTGACGCTGAAATTACAAGAAAACCGGACGTAAACGAGCCGTTCTCGGCTTTAGCATTTAAGATTGCTACCGATCCTTTCGTAGGAAGATTGGCATTCTTCAGAGCATACTCTGGAAGATTAGACGCGGGATCTTATATCCTGAACACCCGTTCAGGAGATAAAGAAAGAATCTCAAGAATCTACCAGATGCACGCGAACAAGCAAAACCCGGTAGAATATATTGAAGCTGGTGATATTGGTGCTGCAGTAGGATTCAAATCTATCAAAACCGGTGATACGATGTGTGACGAGAAAAACCCGATCGTTCTTGAATCGATGGTTTTCCCTGATCCGGTAATCGGTATCGCTGTGGAGCCTAAAACTAAAGCTGACCAGGATAAAATGGGTAACGCATTAGCTAAATTGGCTGAAGAAGATCCTACATTTACGGTAAGAACTGACGAGGCTTCAGGACAAACGATTATCTCTGGTATGGGTGAGCTTCACTTAGATATCATTGTAGACCGTATGAAGAGAGAATTCAAGGTTGAAGTAAACCAGGGACAACCTCAGGTAGAATACAAAGAAAACTTAACCAAAGTTGCTCAGCACAGAGAAGTTTACAAAAAACAATCTGGTGGTAAAGGTAAATTTGCGGATATCGTATTTGAACTTGGACCTGCTGAAGAAGGTAAAATCGGTTTGGAATTCATCAATGAGATCAAAGGGGGTAACGTTCCTAGAGAATTTGTTCCTGCTATTGAAAAAGGCTTTAAAGCTGCAATGAAAAACGGTCCTTTGGCTGGTTTCGAAGTTGAAGGTATTAAAGTAGTTCTTAAAGACGGATCTTTCCACGCAGTGGATTCTGATGCACTTTCTTTCGAATTAGCTGCTAAACTTGGTTTCAAGGAAGCTGGTAAAGCTGCTAAACCGGTAATCATGGAGCCTATTATGAAACTGGAAGTTGTAACTCCGGAAGAATATATGGGTAACATCATCGGTGACCTTAACAAGAGAAGAGGTACTATCAGCGGTCAGGAAGAGAAAAACGGAGCTGTTGTTATCAAAGGTTCTGTTCCACTTTCTGAAATGTTTGGATATGTAACAACTCTAAGAACACTTTCATCAGGAAGAGCGACTTCTTCTATGGAATTAGAGAAATATTTACCAACTCCACAAAACGTTGCTGAAGATATCATTGCTAAAGCAAAAGGTTAA
- the rpsJ gene encoding 30S ribosomal protein S10, which yields MSQRIRIKLKSYDYNLVDKSAEKIVKTVKATGAVVNGPIPLPTNKRIFTVLRSPHVNKKAREQFQLSAHKRLMDIYSSSSKTVDALMKLELPSGVDVEIKV from the coding sequence ATGTCACAAAGAATCAGAATAAAACTAAAATCTTACGATTATAACTTGGTAGACAAGTCTGCTGAGAAGATCGTAAAAACGGTAAAGGCTACCGGTGCTGTTGTAAACGGACCGATTCCATTGCCAACGAATAAGAGAATCTTCACGGTGTTGAGATCTCCGCACGTAAACAAGAAGGCAAGAGAGCAGTTCCAGTTATCAGCTCACAAGAGATTGATGGATATCTACTCTTCTTCCTCTAAAACTGTTGATGCTCTAATGAAATTAGAACTTCCTTCAGGAGTAGACGTTGAAATTAAAGTGTGA
- a CDS encoding helix-turn-helix transcriptional regulator, which yields MEKEKLRRVRKQKGFTQQQIADIIATDVSNYSRKEGGSVKIIHDEWNKIAKFLEVPLEDIYEEEEATIIINNENNSSGDNSGFYSGLKDINNNYNIPNNVIDSLQNYIAMLEEEIKRLKENQK from the coding sequence ATGGAAAAAGAAAAATTACGCAGGGTAAGAAAGCAGAAAGGCTTTACCCAACAGCAAATTGCCGACATTATTGCGACGGATGTTTCCAACTACAGCAGGAAAGAGGGCGGCAGTGTAAAAATCATTCATGACGAATGGAACAAGATTGCAAAATTCCTGGAAGTTCCGTTGGAAGATATTTATGAGGAAGAAGAGGCAACCATTATTATAAACAACGAAAATAATTCTTCAGGAGATAATTCAGGCTTCTATAGTGGTCTTAAGGATATTAATAATAATTACAATATCCCAAACAATGTTATCGACAGTCTTCAGAATTACATCGCCATGCTGGAAGAAGAAATAAAAAGACTTAAAGAGAACCAGAAATAA
- a CDS encoding Dps family protein — MKNSNIIGLQEHKCKEIADKLNVLLANYSVFYQNTRGSHWNIKGDQFFTLHPKFEELYNSLVLKIDEIAERILTLGATPAHNYSDYLKVSTIQESKEVSDGNRSVEIILNSFKVVIDLQRELLDITAEAGDEGTNSQMSDYITEQEKEVWMYNSYLGK; from the coding sequence ATGAAAAATTCCAACATAATTGGCTTACAGGAACACAAATGCAAAGAAATTGCAGACAAATTAAATGTTCTGTTAGCAAATTACTCCGTATTTTACCAGAACACTAGAGGTTCCCACTGGAATATCAAAGGAGATCAGTTTTTTACGCTTCACCCTAAGTTCGAAGAACTTTACAACAGTTTAGTATTAAAGATCGACGAAATCGCAGAAAGAATTCTCACCTTGGGAGCCACGCCTGCGCACAACTATTCGGACTATTTAAAAGTTTCCACAATCCAGGAAAGCAAAGAAGTATCTGATGGAAACAGAAGTGTAGAAATCATTTTAAACTCATTTAAAGTAGTGATCGATCTTCAGAGAGAGCTTTTGGACATTACCGCTGAAGCCGGAGATGAAGGAACCAACTCCCAGATGAGCGATTATATCACCGAACAGGAAAAAGAGGTCTGGATGTACAATTCTTATCTTGGAAAATAA
- a CDS encoding zinc-dependent metalloprotease — MKRQLFCLILVATAAMANAQWTKSVPTREVVKKSDNAVYYKLDINKIRTQLLTAPEIGKGTGSATISIPTLEGKIERFAVNSFPVIDQELAGQYQLGSYVGVGIDDPTRYIRFSIAPNDFQSMIITNGKYEFIEPATTDKSFYSIHGKSGKNGHAFTCSTKESAQSVANMQKMMASGAAAKSGDKKYHTLRLAMSVTGEYTSFFGGAAQALAQVNATLTRVNGVFEQEFNLHLNMVSAPNLIFTSSTTDPYSNASQMCKWNNELMNVLHGGNYGINDAGFDIGHLFGASGGGGNAGCIGCIGSNDVSTTSYSAANGGCGYAYIAPDNYKGSGITSPADAVPMGDTFDIDYVAHEIGHQLGDSHTYSFYEQFMDTEVEPGSGSTIMGYAGITGSTTDLQSNSDPYFHSVSIDQVQANLAAVTADVETPIINNPPVITAMNTVYTIPKSTPFVLTANATDPDGDALTYCWEQINPSILDNGVTKSNIGNTTSGASFRSWSPTSRPTRYFPKQATVLSGAVKNTADFEAASTVARTTNFRVTVRDNRAAGQAQTAYAIQTVVVGSASAFTVNTPTLTPNSNSTITWNVSGTTAAPYNAVNVKIEYTEDNGSTWNTLAASVPNSGSASIFIPASLANKTVYIRVSAIGNVFYAVRQATVGSLAVSEVGNIKTVQIYPNPADDVLNIKNVSSKAVYEIYNAAGQLIIKGTVGDAKIVVRDLVKGIYFITVDNNGTVLHNKFVKK; from the coding sequence ATGAAAAGACAATTATTTTGTTTAATACTGGTAGCAACAGCGGCTATGGCTAATGCCCAGTGGACTAAAAGCGTTCCCACACGCGAAGTAGTCAAAAAAAGTGATAACGCCGTGTATTACAAACTTGATATTAATAAAATCAGAACCCAATTGCTTACTGCTCCCGAAATTGGGAAAGGAACCGGAAGTGCTACGATCAGTATCCCCACATTAGAAGGAAAAATTGAAAGATTTGCGGTGAATAGTTTTCCGGTAATCGATCAGGAGCTGGCGGGTCAGTATCAGTTAGGATCATATGTAGGCGTCGGAATTGATGATCCGACAAGATACATCAGATTCAGTATTGCTCCCAATGATTTTCAGTCGATGATCATTACCAATGGGAAGTATGAATTTATAGAGCCTGCAACAACGGATAAATCATTTTATTCTATCCACGGAAAATCAGGTAAAAACGGTCATGCATTCACCTGTAGTACTAAGGAAAGTGCACAGTCGGTAGCCAATATGCAGAAAATGATGGCTTCTGGAGCTGCCGCAAAATCCGGAGATAAGAAATACCATACCTTACGGTTAGCCATGTCGGTTACGGGAGAATATACTTCTTTTTTTGGGGGAGCTGCCCAGGCTCTGGCCCAGGTAAATGCAACCCTGACCAGAGTGAATGGTGTATTTGAGCAGGAATTTAATTTACATTTAAATATGGTAAGTGCCCCGAATCTGATCTTTACAAGTTCTACTACTGATCCTTACAGCAATGCCAGCCAGATGTGTAAATGGAATAATGAACTGATGAATGTTCTTCATGGTGGAAACTATGGGATAAATGACGCAGGATTCGATATCGGTCACCTCTTTGGAGCCAGTGGCGGAGGCGGAAATGCAGGATGTATCGGATGTATCGGAAGCAATGATGTTTCTACGACTTCTTATTCCGCAGCCAACGGTGGATGCGGGTATGCTTATATAGCTCCGGATAATTACAAAGGGAGTGGTATAACTTCTCCGGCAGACGCTGTACCCATGGGAGATACTTTTGATATAGACTACGTAGCTCACGAAATAGGTCATCAGCTGGGAGACTCGCATACCTACAGTTTTTATGAGCAGTTTATGGATACGGAAGTAGAACCCGGTTCAGGATCTACCATTATGGGATACGCTGGTATAACCGGCAGTACGACAGATCTGCAAAGTAATTCAGACCCTTATTTCCACAGTGTAAGTATCGATCAGGTACAGGCCAATCTGGCTGCTGTGACGGCAGATGTGGAAACACCGATCATAAACAATCCGCCGGTTATAACTGCGATGAATACCGTTTATACTATTCCCAAGTCAACACCATTTGTATTAACGGCCAATGCAACAGATCCGGATGGGGATGCGCTGACCTATTGCTGGGAACAGATCAATCCAAGTATATTAGATAACGGAGTAACGAAGTCTAATATCGGAAATACCACTTCAGGAGCTAGTTTCAGATCCTGGTCTCCGACATCAAGACCGACACGATATTTCCCAAAACAGGCTACCGTTCTTAGCGGTGCTGTAAAAAATACAGCCGACTTTGAAGCTGCTTCTACAGTGGCCAGAACCACGAATTTCCGGGTAACGGTAAGAGATAACAGAGCCGCAGGACAGGCCCAGACAGCGTATGCCATACAGACGGTTGTGGTAGGTTCGGCAAGTGCATTTACTGTTAATACACCAACATTAACGCCCAATTCAAATTCTACAATTACCTGGAATGTTTCAGGAACAACAGCAGCACCTTATAATGCAGTCAACGTAAAAATTGAGTATACTGAGGATAATGGATCCACATGGAATACCTTAGCCGCTTCCGTTCCGAACAGCGGTTCTGCAAGCATCTTTATTCCTGCTTCATTAGCCAATAAAACGGTTTACATCAGGGTTTCTGCGATCGGAAATGTATTCTATGCTGTAAGGCAGGCAACGGTAGGGAGTCTGGCTGTATCAGAGGTAGGAAATATCAAAACAGTTCAGATCTATCCGAATCCGGCAGACGACGTATTGAATATTAAAAATGTTTCTTCAAAAGCGGTGTATGAAATTTACAACGCGGCTGGCCAGTTAATTATTAAAGGTACGGTAGGTGACGCTAAAATTGTAGTAAGAGATCTCGTAAAGGGTATTTATTTTATTACAGTAGACAATAATGGTACTGTGCTTCATAATAAGTTTGTTAAAAAATAA
- a CDS encoding 5-formyltetrahydrofolate cyclo-ligase codes for MQKRKALSSDEAFLLSENIFKNFVDYFKPLPGQRVHIFIPIEKFKEVNTKIFIDYFLSRNIHIFVPKIVDAKLISVEISESTAFETSPWGISEPVSDTDSGILNFDFVITPLLYCDHSGNRVGYGKGFYDDFFETIPEKSKKIGVNYFNPDENIDDIRENDIPLDYLVTPARTLSFGLGVE; via the coding sequence ATGCAAAAAAGAAAAGCCTTGTCTTCTGATGAGGCTTTCTTGTTATCTGAAAATATTTTTAAAAATTTTGTTGATTATTTCAAGCCTTTACCCGGCCAGAGGGTGCATATATTTATTCCGATTGAAAAGTTTAAAGAAGTAAATACCAAAATTTTTATTGATTATTTCCTGAGCAGGAATATCCACATTTTTGTGCCAAAAATTGTAGATGCAAAACTCATCTCTGTGGAGATTTCCGAAAGTACTGCATTCGAAACCAGCCCGTGGGGAATTTCAGAACCTGTCTCTGATACAGATTCCGGAATCCTGAATTTCGATTTTGTGATAACCCCATTACTTTACTGTGACCATAGCGGAAACCGGGTAGGGTATGGAAAAGGCTTTTACGATGATTTTTTTGAGACTATTCCGGAGAAGTCAAAAAAAATCGGAGTTAATTATTTTAACCCCGATGAAAATATCGATGATATACGGGAAAATGATATTCCTTTGGACTATTTGGTTACGCCTGCGCGGACGCTGTCTTTTGGTTTGGGTGTGGAATAA
- the rmuC gene encoding DNA recombination protein RmuC, whose amino-acid sequence MEMTYLILGCIAGGIIGALISYFAFRSSMVSRSSYDELNTVHIRKQADLENSNLKIQELVQAAYQEKEARELQSDLFNDLKNEFSRISAENASLQSQFSEQKLLLLKQDNQIELLQTEKQTVYAKNAELSAMNESLQQSLEIQKTEITKMQEESKLQFENLANKILEEKTEKFTTLNQNNLKTILEPFQERITDLKNKVNEAYEKENKERFSLAEKVKELAALNQQISEDAKKLTRALKGESKTQGNWGEMILESILEKSGLVKGREYFLEHELRDEDNNALFSEFSGKKMRPDAVIKYPDERNVIIDSKVSLTAFTELVDETDQDVYRIKLNQHLSSIKNHISQLSQKAYDDYGKSLDFVMMFIPSEPAYIAAMQADQNLWNYAYDRRILLLNPSNLITSLKLIADLWKREYQNRNSMEIAERGAKLYDKFVGFIENLEKVGKNLDQAKNVYHDAYKQLSTGNDNLITQTQKLKSLGIKNKKELPQSLIDSAHILPDVPEE is encoded by the coding sequence ATGGAGATGACATATTTAATTTTAGGATGTATTGCCGGAGGAATTATCGGAGCACTGATATCCTATTTCGCATTCAGATCATCAATGGTTTCCAGGAGCTCTTATGATGAACTGAATACTGTACACATAAGAAAGCAGGCCGATTTAGAAAATTCGAATCTGAAAATTCAGGAATTGGTTCAGGCCGCTTACCAGGAAAAAGAAGCCAGGGAGCTGCAATCTGATCTTTTTAATGACCTTAAAAATGAGTTTTCCAGAATATCCGCAGAGAATGCCTCTTTGCAGTCGCAATTTTCGGAGCAGAAACTCCTCCTGCTAAAACAGGATAACCAGATCGAACTCCTGCAGACGGAAAAACAGACGGTATATGCCAAAAATGCAGAGCTGTCTGCAATGAATGAGAGCTTACAGCAGTCTCTTGAAATTCAGAAAACAGAGATCACAAAAATGCAGGAAGAATCGAAACTTCAGTTTGAAAACTTAGCCAATAAAATTCTTGAAGAAAAGACGGAAAAATTCACGACTTTGAATCAGAATAATTTAAAGACCATTTTAGAACCTTTTCAGGAAAGAATTACAGATTTAAAAAATAAGGTAAACGAAGCCTACGAAAAGGAAAACAAAGAACGCTTTTCCCTCGCAGAAAAAGTAAAAGAACTGGCAGCGCTGAACCAGCAGATTTCCGAAGATGCTAAAAAGCTGACCCGGGCCCTGAAAGGAGAAAGCAAAACCCAGGGAAACTGGGGCGAGATGATCCTTGAAAGCATTCTTGAAAAATCAGGTCTGGTAAAGGGAAGAGAGTATTTCCTCGAGCATGAACTGCGTGATGAGGATAACAATGCGCTGTTTTCGGAATTTTCAGGAAAAAAAATGCGCCCCGATGCGGTTATAAAATATCCGGACGAAAGAAACGTAATTATAGATTCCAAAGTTTCTCTGACGGCCTTTACAGAATTGGTGGATGAAACAGACCAGGATGTCTACCGGATCAAGCTAAACCAACATCTGTCTTCCATAAAAAACCATATTTCCCAGCTGAGCCAGAAAGCATATGATGATTATGGTAAATCATTGGATTTCGTCATGATGTTCATCCCAAGCGAACCGGCTTATATTGCAGCAATGCAGGCCGACCAGAACCTTTGGAACTATGCTTACGACAGGAGAATCCTCTTACTGAATCCCAGCAATCTGATCACTTCTCTGAAACTGATTGCCGACCTGTGGAAGCGTGAATACCAAAACAGAAATTCTATGGAGATCGCGGAAAGAGGCGCAAAACTTTACGATAAATTCGTAGGGTTCATAGAGAATCTTGAAAAAGTAGGTAAAAATCTTGATCAGGCAAAAAATGTCTACCATGATGCTTATAAGCAACTTTCTACAGGGAACGACAACCTGATTACCCAGACTCAGAAATTAAAATCACTGGGAATAAAGAACAAAAAAGAGCTTCCGCAAAGCCTCATTGATTCCGCCCATATTTTACCGGACGTTCCGGAAGAATAA
- the rpsL gene encoding 30S ribosomal protein S12 → MPTIQQLVRKGRATLAKKSKSAALDSCPQRRGVCTRVYTTTPKKPNSALRKVARVRLSNGKEVNAYIPGEGHNLQEHSIVLVRGGRVKDLPGVRYHIVRGALDTAGVNGRTQRRSKYGAKRPKPGQAAAAPAKGKKK, encoded by the coding sequence ATGCCTACTATTCAACAATTAGTAAGAAAAGGAAGAGCCACGCTTGCCAAGAAGAGCAAATCGGCTGCCCTTGATTCTTGTCCACAAAGACGTGGTGTATGTACGAGAGTATATACTACTACACCGAAGAAACCTAACTCTGCCCTTAGAAAAGTGGCAAGGGTAAGACTTTCTAACGGTAAAGAAGTGAATGCCTATATCCCGGGCGAAGGACATAATCTTCAGGAGCACTCGATAGTATTGGTTAGAGGCGGAAGGGTGAAAGACCTACCGGGAGTACGTTACCACATCGTAAGAGGTGCTTTGGACACCGCTGGTGTAAATGGAAGAACTCAGAGAAGATCTAAGTACGGAGCTAAGAGACCTAAACCAGGACAAGCTGCTGCAGCTCCTGCAAAAGGAAAGAAAAAATAA
- a CDS encoding TrmH family RNA methyltransferase, with the protein MLIESFQNDKIKNITKLLSDNRFRKKSGVFAVEGQQENERARAYHFEPVEFYICESIFKGELPTVKVHYVSDKVYEKIAYRGTSEGIIGVYKARESDLSTFKPKENSTVIVVEGVEKPGNLGAILRSCEAFGIDALIVSDGKTDFYNPNVIRSSVGCLFGMQVFQAENHQTLDFLQKNNFSIYTTIMDGSSEDLFKRDFTRRSAVLFGTEHSGLSNFWAGKGKNTLIPMSGSIDSLNLSNAVAITCYEALRQKKQ; encoded by the coding sequence ATGTTAATAGAAAGTTTTCAGAACGATAAGATAAAAAACATCACCAAACTCCTTTCGGACAACCGATTCAGAAAAAAATCCGGCGTTTTCGCCGTGGAAGGACAGCAGGAAAACGAAAGAGCCCGGGCTTATCATTTTGAACCCGTAGAATTTTATATTTGCGAAAGTATATTTAAAGGCGAACTCCCGACCGTAAAGGTACATTATGTAAGTGATAAGGTTTATGAAAAAATAGCATACAGGGGAACTTCCGAAGGGATTATCGGAGTGTACAAAGCCAGAGAATCAGACCTCAGTACCTTTAAGCCAAAGGAAAACTCAACGGTCATTGTTGTGGAGGGTGTGGAAAAGCCGGGAAATCTGGGCGCTATTTTAAGAAGCTGTGAAGCTTTCGGAATTGATGCCCTGATTGTTTCCGATGGCAAAACAGACTTCTATAATCCCAACGTCATCCGTTCCAGTGTAGGCTGCCTGTTCGGAATGCAGGTTTTTCAGGCCGAAAATCATCAGACTCTGGATTTTTTGCAGAAAAATAACTTCAGTATTTACACGACCATCATGGATGGCAGCTCAGAAGATCTCTTTAAAAGAGATTTTACCAGAAGATCTGCGGTATTATTCGGAACCGAACATTCGGGATTAAGTAATTTCTGGGCTGGCAAAGGAAAAAACACGCTTATTCCCATGTCCGGAAGTATTGACTCCCTGAATTTAAGCAATGCCGTTGCCATTACCTGCTATGAGGCCTTACGGCAAAAGAAACAATAA
- a CDS encoding low affinity iron permease family protein, with translation MAEKNQDIFERFSNWATKFTGSSYAFIGATLIVLVWAISGPVFKYSETWQLVINTGTTIITFLMVFLIQKAQNKDSKAIQIKLNELLAANEKASNRIVDIEDLTEKELDDLHCYYEKLSDFAEEDEDIHTSHSIDAAKRNQDYKHEFFKLKHEEWLRKQQKR, from the coding sequence ATGGCAGAAAAGAATCAGGACATTTTTGAGAGGTTTTCCAATTGGGCAACTAAATTCACAGGAAGCTCCTACGCATTTATCGGAGCAACACTTATTGTTTTGGTCTGGGCAATCTCAGGACCGGTTTTCAAATATTCGGAAACATGGCAGCTGGTTATCAATACTGGGACGACCATTATTACCTTTTTAATGGTTTTTCTCATTCAGAAAGCACAGAATAAGGACTCGAAGGCGATCCAGATAAAACTGAACGAACTTCTCGCCGCCAACGAAAAAGCCAGCAACAGGATCGTGGATATCGAAGACCTTACTGAAAAAGAACTTGACGACCTTCACTGTTACTATGAAAAGCTGTCAGATTTTGCTGAAGAGGACGAGGATATCCATACTTCACATTCTATAGATGCCGCCAAAAGAAACCAGGATTATAAGCATGAGTTTTTTAAACTGAAACATGAGGAATGGCTGCGGAAACAACAAAAAAGATAA